In Streptomyces seoulensis, the following are encoded in one genomic region:
- a CDS encoding serine/threonine-protein kinase, protein MAPRHSTGAGAEAELPEYDGHYRLESRLGSGGMGVVHLARSASGMRVAVKVVHAEFARDPEFRGRFRQEVAAARRVSGAFTAPVVDADPEAARPWMATLFIPGPTLSQQVKRNGPLEPAQVRRLMAGLAEALRDIHRVGVVHRDLKPGNVLLAEDGPKVIDFGISRPKDSELRTETGKLIGTPPFMAPEQFRRPREVGPAADVFALGSVIVHAATGQGPFDSDSPYVVAYQVVHDEPELTGVPQDLAPLVRRCLAKEPEDRPTPDELMLALRSVAASYDTQAFIPAQREGAADGDGAAPPKDAGPESAAPRRHRWRGRAVLAATAAVLAVGGVVGSVQWAGAGQGARPQAAPAVSTAAGFGGWRSEVVAGVPGAPRCVLGAGRLLCTAKGAVFALDPVKGSVVWRRAFAGALWSDPPVVSDGLLRLRNQSGRLTALDPGTGRTRGERELTGDTGTRYIGDTLVTTRADGVVMGAESGSGKEKWRLPLPDGTRPRIDTFGAGADGYATATSADGRSTRVTAFDPVSGAVRWSERMSGMVEPVGAEGGFVYFVDDDPVYGDTKGLVRYEVKSGATRRVPLLGPRPDAQATVRDGVVYLLAANGGLDAVDMGAGKPVWHLETTVSRGSAPVTDGRRVYFSAADGRLLAVDVRRGTLAGQTRPRLGARADRVTAGLPTPVLASGHVYAGAPDGSVFAVDTADPAAW, encoded by the coding sequence ATGGCGCCACGGCACAGCACCGGAGCCGGCGCGGAAGCGGAACTTCCGGAGTACGACGGCCACTACCGGCTGGAGTCGCGGCTCGGTTCCGGCGGGATGGGTGTGGTGCATCTGGCCCGCAGCGCCTCCGGGATGCGGGTGGCGGTGAAGGTGGTGCACGCGGAGTTCGCGCGGGACCCCGAGTTCAGGGGGCGGTTCCGGCAGGAGGTGGCGGCCGCGCGGCGGGTGAGCGGTGCGTTCACCGCGCCGGTGGTGGACGCGGACCCGGAGGCGGCGCGGCCGTGGATGGCGACGCTGTTCATTCCCGGGCCGACGTTGTCACAGCAGGTGAAGCGGAACGGTCCGCTGGAACCCGCGCAGGTGCGGCGGCTGATGGCCGGGCTCGCCGAGGCGCTGCGGGACATCCACCGGGTCGGTGTGGTGCACCGGGATCTCAAGCCGGGGAACGTGCTGCTGGCCGAGGACGGACCGAAGGTGATCGACTTCGGGATCTCCCGGCCGAAGGACAGCGAACTGCGCACCGAGACAGGGAAGTTGATCGGTACGCCGCCGTTCATGGCGCCGGAGCAGTTCCGGCGGCCCCGGGAGGTGGGACCGGCGGCGGACGTGTTCGCGCTCGGGTCGGTGATCGTGCACGCGGCGACCGGGCAGGGGCCGTTCGACTCGGACAGTCCCTATGTCGTCGCCTATCAGGTGGTGCACGACGAGCCGGAGCTGACCGGGGTGCCGCAGGATCTCGCGCCGCTGGTACGGCGGTGTCTGGCGAAGGAGCCGGAGGACCGGCCGACGCCGGACGAGCTGATGCTGGCGCTGCGTTCGGTGGCGGCGTCGTACGACACGCAGGCGTTCATACCGGCACAGCGGGAGGGAGCGGCGGACGGGGACGGGGCGGCCCCGCCGAAAGATGCGGGGCCTGAGTCGGCCGCGCCGAGGCGGCACCGGTGGCGTGGGCGGGCGGTGCTCGCGGCGACCGCCGCGGTGCTGGCCGTCGGCGGGGTGGTGGGCTCGGTGCAGTGGGCCGGGGCCGGGCAGGGGGCGCGGCCGCAGGCGGCTCCGGCGGTGTCGACGGCGGCCGGGTTCGGCGGGTGGCGGTCCGAGGTGGTGGCCGGGGTGCCCGGCGCTCCCCGGTGCGTGCTCGGCGCGGGGAGGCTGCTGTGCACGGCGAAGGGGGCGGTCTTCGCACTGGACCCGGTGAAGGGGTCCGTGGTGTGGCGGCGGGCGTTCGCGGGGGCGTTGTGGAGTGATCCGCCGGTGGTGTCGGACGGGTTGCTGCGGCTGCGGAACCAGAGCGGGCGGCTGACGGCGCTCGATCCGGGGACGGGGCGTACGCGGGGGGAGCGGGAGCTGACCGGGGACACCGGGACGCGGTACATCGGGGACACGCTGGTGACGACCCGGGCGGACGGGGTGGTCATGGGGGCGGAGAGCGGTTCGGGGAAGGAGAAGTGGCGGCTGCCGTTGCCGGACGGTACCCGGCCGCGGATCGACACCTTCGGCGCCGGGGCGGACGGGTACGCGACGGCGACCTCGGCGGACGGGCGGAGTACCCGGGTCACGGCGTTCGACCCGGTGTCCGGGGCCGTGCGGTGGAGCGAGCGGATGTCCGGGATGGTCGAACCGGTGGGCGCCGAGGGCGGGTTCGTGTACTTCGTCGACGACGACCCGGTGTACGGCGACACCAAGGGGCTGGTGCGGTACGAGGTGAAGTCGGGCGCCACGCGCCGGGTGCCGCTGCTGGGGCCCCGGCCGGACGCCCAGGCCACCGTGCGGGACGGGGTGGTGTACCTGCTCGCGGCCAACGGGGGCCTGGACGCGGTGGACATGGGCGCGGGCAAGCCGGTGTGGCACCTGGAGACGACGGTGAGCCGGGGTTCGGCGCCGGTGACGGACGGGCGGCGGGTCTACTTCTCGGCCGCCGACGGGAGGCTGCTGGCGGTGGACGTCCGCCGGGGCACCCTCGCGGGCCAGACCCGTCCCCGGCTCGGAGCGCGGGCGGACCGGGTGACGGCGGGGCTGCCGACGCCGGTGCTGGCGTCGGGCCATGTGTACGCGGGGGCGCCGGACGGGTCGGTGTTCGCGGTGGACACGGCTGATCCGGCGGCCTGGTGA
- the radA gene encoding DNA repair protein RadA: MATRTKSAKERPSYRCTECGWQTAKWLGRCPECQAWGTVEEYGAPAVRTTAPGRVTSSALPIGQVDGRQATARTTGVPELDRVLGGGLVPGAVVLLAGEPGVGKSTLLLDVAAKSASEEHRTLYVTGEESASQVRMRADRIGALHDHLYLAAETDLAAVLGHLDAVKPSLLILDSVQTVASPEIDGAPGGMAQVREVAGALIRASKERGMSTLLVGHVTKDGAIAGPRLLEHLVDVVLSFEGDRHARLRLVRGVKNRYGATDEVGCFELHDEGITGLADPSGLFLTRRAEPVPGTCLTVTLEGRRPLVAEVQALTVDSQIPSPRRTTSGLETSRVSMMLAVLEQRGRISALGKRDIYSATVGGVKLSEPAADLAIALALASAASDTPLPKNLVAIGEVGLAGEVRRVTGVQRRLSEAARLGFTHALVPGDPGKVPAGMKVVEVADVGDALRVLPRSRRREAPRETEDRR, from the coding sequence ATGGCCACCCGTACCAAGTCCGCCAAGGAGCGTCCGTCCTACCGCTGCACCGAGTGCGGCTGGCAGACGGCCAAGTGGCTCGGCCGCTGCCCCGAGTGCCAGGCGTGGGGCACGGTCGAGGAGTACGGCGCGCCCGCGGTGCGTACGACGGCGCCGGGCCGCGTCACCAGCTCCGCCCTGCCCATCGGCCAGGTCGACGGCCGCCAGGCGACCGCCCGCACCACCGGCGTCCCCGAGCTGGACCGGGTGCTCGGCGGCGGACTCGTACCCGGCGCGGTCGTGCTGCTCGCGGGCGAGCCCGGCGTCGGCAAGTCCACGCTGCTGCTCGACGTGGCGGCCAAGTCGGCGAGCGAGGAGCACCGGACCCTCTACGTGACCGGCGAGGAGTCCGCGAGCCAGGTCCGGATGCGCGCCGACCGCATCGGCGCCCTGCACGACCACCTCTACCTCGCCGCCGAGACCGATCTGGCCGCCGTGCTCGGCCACTTGGACGCGGTCAAGCCCTCCCTGCTGATCCTGGACTCGGTGCAGACGGTCGCCTCCCCCGAGATCGACGGCGCCCCCGGCGGCATGGCCCAGGTCCGCGAGGTGGCCGGCGCCCTGATCCGCGCCTCCAAGGAGCGCGGCATGTCCACCCTGCTGGTCGGCCATGTCACCAAGGACGGCGCCATCGCGGGCCCCCGCCTGCTGGAGCACCTCGTCGACGTGGTCCTGAGCTTCGAGGGCGACCGGCACGCCCGCCTCCGCCTGGTCCGCGGCGTGAAGAACCGGTACGGGGCGACGGACGAGGTCGGCTGCTTCGAGCTGCACGACGAGGGCATCACCGGCCTCGCCGACCCCAGCGGCCTCTTCCTCACCCGGCGCGCCGAGCCGGTGCCCGGCACCTGTCTGACCGTGACCCTGGAGGGGCGCCGCCCGCTGGTGGCCGAGGTGCAGGCGCTCACCGTGGACTCCCAGATCCCCTCCCCCCGCCGCACCACCTCCGGCCTGGAGACCTCGCGGGTCTCCATGATGCTGGCGGTGCTGGAGCAGCGCGGCCGGATCAGCGCGCTCGGCAAGCGGGACATCTACTCCGCGACCGTCGGCGGGGTGAAGCTCTCCGAGCCGGCGGCCGACCTGGCCATCGCGCTGGCGCTCGCCTCGGCGGCCAGTGACACCCCGCTGCCGAAGAATCTGGTCGCCATCGGTGAGGTGGGTCTCGCCGGCGAGGTAAGACGCGTCACAGGCGTGCAGCGCAGGCTCTCCGAGGCGGCCCGGCTGGGCTTCACGCACGCGCTCGTACCGGGCGATCCGGGCAAGGTCCCGGCCGGGATGAAGGTCGTCGAGGTGGCCGACGTGGGCGACGCGCTGCGGGTGCTGCCCCGCTCCCGTCGCCGAGAGGCCCCGCGGGAGACGGAGGACCGCCGGTAG
- the disA gene encoding DNA integrity scanning diadenylate cyclase DisA: MAANDRASAPGKSGGSAGADGLMRASLSAVAPGTALRDGLERVLRGNTGGLILLGWDKTVEAMCTGGFVLDVEFTATRLRELCKLDGGIVLSSDLSKILRAGVQLVPDPTIPTEETGTRHRTADRVSKQVGFPVVSVSQSMRLIALYVDGQRRVLEDSAAILSRANQALATLERYKLRLDEVAGTLSALEIEDLVTVRDVSAVAQRLEMVRRIATEIAEYVVELGTDGRLLALQLEELIAGVEPDRELVVRDYVPEPTAKRSRTVEEALFELDALSHAELLELGTVARGMGYTASPESLDSAVSPRGFRLLAKVPRLPGAIIDRLVEHFGGLQKLLAASVDDLQAVDGVGEARARSVREGLSRLAESSILERYV, encoded by the coding sequence GTGGCAGCCAACGACCGGGCTTCAGCTCCCGGAAAGTCCGGTGGGAGTGCCGGTGCCGATGGCCTGATGCGCGCCTCGCTGAGCGCCGTAGCCCCGGGCACCGCCCTGCGCGACGGTCTGGAGCGGGTCCTGCGCGGCAACACCGGCGGCCTGATCCTGCTGGGCTGGGACAAGACGGTCGAGGCGATGTGCACCGGCGGTTTCGTGCTGGACGTGGAGTTCACCGCGACCCGGCTGCGCGAGCTGTGCAAGCTGGACGGCGGCATCGTCCTCTCCTCGGACCTGTCGAAGATCCTGCGCGCCGGCGTCCAGCTGGTCCCGGACCCCACGATCCCCACCGAGGAGACCGGCACCCGGCACCGCACCGCCGACCGCGTCTCCAAGCAGGTCGGTTTCCCCGTGGTCTCGGTGTCCCAGTCGATGCGGCTGATCGCGCTGTACGTCGACGGGCAGCGCCGGGTCCTGGAGGACTCGGCGGCGATCCTCTCCCGCGCCAACCAGGCGCTGGCCACGCTGGAGCGGTACAAGCTCCGCCTGGACGAGGTCGCGGGCACGCTGTCCGCGCTGGAGATCGAGGACCTGGTGACGGTCCGGGACGTCTCCGCGGTCGCGCAGCGCCTGGAGATGGTCCGCCGTATCGCCACCGAGATCGCGGAGTACGTGGTCGAGTTGGGTACGGACGGGCGGCTGCTCGCGCTCCAGCTGGAGGAACTGATCGCCGGGGTCGAGCCCGACCGTGAGCTGGTCGTCCGGGACTACGTGCCCGAACCGACGGCGAAGCGGTCGCGCACGGTGGAGGAGGCGCTGTTCGAGCTGGACGCGCTGAGCCATGCGGAGCTGCTCGAACTGGGCACGGTGGCACGGGGGATGGGGTACACCGCCTCTCCCGAGTCGCTGGACTCCGCGGTGTCGCCCCGCGGGTTCCGGCTGCTGGCGAAGGTTCCGCGGCTACCGGGGGCGATCATCGACCGGCTGGTGGAGCACTTCGGGGGACTGCAGAAACTGCTCGCCGCCAGCGTGGATGATCTTCAGGCCGTCGACGGGGTGGGAGAAGCGCGGGCCCGCAGCGTGCGGGAGGGACTCTCGCGGCTTGCCGAGTCCTCCATCCTGGAGCGCTACGTCTAG
- a CDS encoding BACON domain-containing protein, translating into MSSTPETTTRTTGAHRAQRAHREARDRSAARNIAQRAPSRHEAYLDGLFTYCLSVLCDHDAATAALGEVLVIAERRGRRDPQTPGDHRAWLYALARWACLRGLAQARRKRQATHAAGRPGPGTPAPEPAPPAEVLELRRRELALLAWPEAAGTTPEQREALELAVRHKLAAPEVAAVLGLEPAAARELLASAACEVERTRAALAVVETGGCPSVAHLTGDSQLMLSAALRRELVRHVDDCPRCRRTAERAVPGRWPGAAVTPAELPLLPAPRAALHSALAHPPRARSAAVPRFDRRGFPMDPKDRAARRDKLRSRAVTTTVVATVVAAPVFALWAAYRGAPTIGGDDSPGAAREADGPGVLGGDPAGGYQNAGNASVQPGTRPAEKGKSDVSVEVVSVNGAGDAGAGRLAVAAAHHGDTTLITLSASGDAPVRWSATTSAPWLYLSRSAGTLDPGDSVTVKVYVDHLREPSGHWRARVAVAPAGAVVTIDGDGPAPTPSRPQPGTPDPDPTTPTPPPSSSPPPSQSPPPSSSSPSPDPDPDPSDPPSSDPPDSSPPPGDDEDTPSPTDG; encoded by the coding sequence ATGAGCAGCACTCCGGAGACCACGACCCGCACCACCGGCGCACACCGGGCGCAACGGGCGCACCGGGAGGCGCGCGACCGATCCGCGGCGCGGAACATCGCCCAGCGGGCACCGTCGCGCCATGAGGCGTATCTGGACGGCCTGTTCACCTACTGCCTGTCGGTGCTGTGCGACCACGACGCGGCCACCGCCGCCCTCGGCGAGGTCCTCGTCATCGCCGAACGGCGTGGCCGCCGCGACCCGCAGACCCCCGGCGACCACCGGGCCTGGCTGTACGCGCTGGCCCGCTGGGCCTGTCTGCGCGGCCTCGCCCAGGCCCGCCGCAAACGGCAGGCCACCCACGCCGCCGGCCGCCCCGGCCCCGGCACCCCGGCGCCCGAACCCGCCCCGCCCGCCGAGGTGCTGGAACTGCGCCGCCGCGAACTCGCCCTGCTGGCCTGGCCGGAGGCGGCCGGGACCACGCCCGAGCAGCGCGAGGCGCTGGAACTCGCCGTCCGGCACAAGCTCGCCGCCCCCGAGGTCGCCGCCGTGCTCGGCCTGGAGCCCGCCGCCGCCCGCGAACTGCTGGCCTCCGCCGCCTGCGAGGTCGAACGCACCCGCGCCGCCCTCGCCGTGGTGGAGACCGGTGGCTGCCCGAGCGTGGCCCACCTGACCGGCGACAGCCAGCTGATGCTGAGCGCGGCCCTGCGCCGCGAGCTGGTCCGGCACGTCGACGACTGCCCGCGCTGCCGCCGTACCGCCGAGCGCGCCGTACCCGGCCGCTGGCCCGGCGCCGCCGTCACGCCGGCCGAGCTGCCCCTGCTCCCCGCGCCCCGTGCCGCCCTGCACTCCGCGCTCGCCCACCCGCCGCGCGCCCGGTCCGCCGCCGTGCCGCGCTTCGACCGGCGCGGCTTCCCGATGGACCCCAAGGACCGCGCGGCCCGCCGCGACAAGCTCCGCTCGCGTGCCGTCACCACGACCGTCGTCGCCACCGTGGTCGCCGCCCCGGTGTTCGCCCTGTGGGCCGCCTACCGGGGCGCGCCCACGATCGGCGGCGACGACAGCCCCGGCGCCGCCCGCGAGGCGGACGGCCCCGGCGTGCTCGGCGGCGACCCGGCGGGCGGCTACCAGAACGCGGGCAACGCCAGCGTGCAGCCCGGCACCCGGCCCGCCGAGAAGGGCAAGTCGGACGTCTCCGTGGAGGTCGTCAGCGTCAACGGCGCCGGGGACGCGGGCGCCGGCCGGCTCGCGGTAGCCGCCGCCCACCACGGCGACACCACGCTGATCACCCTCAGCGCCTCCGGCGACGCCCCGGTGCGCTGGTCCGCGACCACCTCCGCGCCCTGGCTCTACCTCAGCCGGTCCGCCGGCACCCTCGACCCGGGCGACTCGGTCACGGTCAAGGTGTACGTCGACCATCTGCGCGAGCCGTCGGGCCACTGGCGGGCCCGCGTGGCCGTCGCCCCGGCCGGCGCCGTCGTCACCATCGACGGCGACGGCCCGGCCCCCACTCCCTCGCGCCCGCAGCCCGGCACACCGGACCCGGACCCGACGACGCCGACCCCGCCGCCCTCCTCTTCTCCCCCGCCGAGCCAGTCCCCGCCGCCGTCCAGCAGCTCGCCGAGCCCGGACCCCGATCCCGACCCGTCCGACCCGCCCTCGTCCGACCCGCCGGACTCGTCCCCGCCGCCGGGCGACGACGAGGACACCCCGAGCCCGACCGACGGCTGA
- a CDS encoding Ppx/GppA phosphatase family protein yields MRLGVLDVGSNTVHLLVVDAHPGARPLPAHSHKADLRLAQLLDESGAIGDEGIESLVAVVRDALQAAEDKGVEDLLPFATSAVRDARNADEVLARVADETGVRLQVLTGAEEARLTFLAVRRWFGWSAGKLLVLDIGGGSLEIAYGIDEEPDAAASLPLGAGRLTAGWLRQDPPAADEVRALRRHARAEIARTVGEFSRFGAPDHVVATSKTFKQLARIAGAARDADGLYVQRELKRESLEAWVPRLAAMTAAQRAELPGVSEGRAGQILAGALVAEGAMDLFGVESLEICPWALREGVILRRLDHMGSV; encoded by the coding sequence ATGAGACTCGGAGTCCTGGACGTGGGCTCGAACACGGTGCACCTGCTGGTGGTGGACGCCCACCCCGGCGCCCGCCCGCTGCCCGCCCACTCCCACAAGGCCGACCTGCGGCTCGCCCAACTCCTCGACGAAAGCGGCGCGATCGGCGACGAGGGCATCGAGAGCCTCGTCGCCGTCGTACGCGACGCCCTCCAGGCCGCCGAGGACAAGGGCGTCGAGGACCTGCTGCCGTTCGCCACCTCCGCCGTGCGCGACGCCCGCAACGCCGACGAGGTCCTCGCGCGCGTCGCCGACGAGACCGGCGTCCGCCTCCAGGTGCTCACCGGCGCCGAGGAGGCCCGGCTCACCTTCCTCGCCGTCCGCCGCTGGTTCGGCTGGTCCGCGGGCAAGCTGCTCGTCCTCGACATCGGCGGCGGCTCGCTGGAGATCGCCTACGGCATCGACGAGGAGCCCGACGCGGCAGCCTCCCTGCCGCTGGGCGCCGGGCGCCTCACCGCGGGCTGGCTGCGCCAGGACCCGCCGGCCGCCGACGAGGTGCGCGCGCTGCGCCGCCACGCGCGCGCGGAGATCGCCCGTACCGTCGGCGAGTTCAGCCGGTTCGGCGCCCCGGACCATGTCGTCGCCACCTCCAAGACCTTCAAGCAGCTCGCCCGGATCGCGGGCGCCGCGCGGGACGCCGACGGCCTCTACGTCCAGCGCGAGCTGAAGCGGGAGTCGCTGGAGGCGTGGGTGCCCCGGCTCGCCGCGATGACCGCGGCGCAGCGGGCCGAGCTGCCCGGCGTCTCCGAGGGGCGGGCCGGGCAGATCCTCGCCGGCGCGCTGGTGGCCGAGGGTGCGATGGACCTGTTCGGCGTGGAGAGCCTGGAGATCTGCCCGTGGGCGCTGCGCGAGGGCGTGATCCTGCGGCGCCTGGACCACATGGGCTCGGTGTGA
- a CDS encoding sugar phosphate isomerase/epimerase family protein: MAEPRDVKVALSTASVYPESTATAFEIAARLGYDGVEVMVWTDPVSQDIEALRRLSDHHGVPVLAVHAPCLLITQRVWSTDPWTKLRRAQAAAEKLGASTVVVHPPFRWQRQYAREFVDGIWRMADETDVRFAVENMYPWRYRDREMLAYAPEWDVTKDDYRHFTIDLSHTATARTDALGMIDRMGDRLGHVHLADGRGSAKDEHLVPGRGTQPCAELLDRLTRTGFDGHVVIEVNTRRAMSSAEREADLAEALAFTRHHLAAGAGVSRP; the protein is encoded by the coding sequence GTGGCTGAACCAAGGGACGTAAAGGTCGCCCTGTCGACGGCCTCGGTCTACCCGGAGTCGACGGCGACGGCCTTCGAGATCGCCGCGCGCCTCGGCTACGACGGCGTCGAGGTCATGGTGTGGACCGACCCCGTCAGCCAGGACATCGAGGCGCTGCGCCGTCTCTCCGACCACCACGGCGTGCCGGTCCTCGCCGTGCACGCGCCCTGCCTGCTGATCACCCAGCGGGTCTGGTCCACCGACCCCTGGACCAAGCTGCGCCGCGCCCAGGCGGCCGCCGAGAAGCTGGGCGCCTCCACCGTCGTCGTCCACCCGCCCTTCCGCTGGCAGCGGCAGTACGCCCGCGAGTTCGTCGACGGCATCTGGCGCATGGCCGACGAGACCGACGTGCGGTTCGCCGTCGAGAACATGTATCCGTGGCGCTACCGCGACCGCGAGATGCTCGCCTACGCCCCCGAGTGGGACGTCACCAAGGACGACTACCGGCACTTCACGATCGACCTCAGCCACACCGCGACCGCCCGCACCGACGCCCTCGGCATGATCGACCGCATGGGCGACCGGCTCGGCCACGTCCACCTCGCCGACGGCCGCGGCTCCGCCAAGGACGAGCACCTGGTGCCGGGGCGCGGCACCCAGCCCTGCGCCGAACTGCTGGACCGCCTCACCCGCACCGGCTTCGACGGCCATGTCGTCATCGAGGTCAACACCCGCCGGGCCATGTCCAGCGCCGAACGCGAGGCCGACCTCGCCGAGGCCCTCGCCTTCACCCGCCACCACCTCGCGGCCGGCGCCGGGGTGTCCCGGCCGTGA
- a CDS encoding TetR family transcriptional regulator → MSEPTARRRGRPPRAESGDTRDRILGAAREEFSERGYEKTSVRGIAKAAGVDSALVHHYFGTKEQVFEAAVAVAFAPALAAPDAIAEGPLDSVGERLTRFVLGVWENPATRTPLLAIVRSAVNNDTAAAVFRRLIAAQLLRRIAGRLEVPDAELRVELAAAQLVGTAMLRYVIKVEPLASADLERIVARLAPVVQGHLTGE, encoded by the coding sequence GTGAGCGAGCCCACCGCACGGCGCCGGGGACGGCCCCCGCGCGCCGAGTCCGGCGACACCCGCGACCGCATCCTGGGCGCCGCCCGCGAGGAGTTCTCCGAACGCGGCTACGAGAAGACCTCCGTACGCGGCATCGCCAAGGCCGCCGGGGTCGACTCCGCGCTGGTCCACCACTACTTCGGCACCAAGGAGCAGGTCTTCGAGGCCGCCGTCGCGGTCGCCTTCGCGCCCGCCCTCGCCGCACCGGACGCGATCGCCGAGGGCCCGCTGGACTCGGTGGGGGAGCGGCTGACCCGGTTCGTGCTGGGCGTGTGGGAGAACCCCGCGACCCGTACGCCGCTGCTGGCCATCGTCCGCTCCGCCGTCAACAACGACACCGCCGCCGCCGTGTTCCGCCGGCTGATCGCCGCGCAGTTGCTGCGCCGGATCGCCGGGCGGCTGGAGGTGCCGGACGCCGAACTGCGGGTCGAGCTGGCCGCCGCGCAACTGGTCGGCACGGCCATGCTCCGCTACGTGATCAAGGTGGAGCCGCTGGCCTCGGCCGACCTGGAGCGGATCGTGGCCCGGCTGGCGCCGGTGGTGCAGGGGCATCTCACGGGGGAGTGA
- the ilvD gene encoding dihydroxy-acid dehydratase, giving the protein MPELRSRTVTHGRNMAGARALMRASGVPGADIGRKPVIAVANSFTEFVPGHTHLQPVGRIVSEAITAAGGIPREFNTIAVDDGIAMGHGGMLYSLPSRDLIADSVEYMVEAHCADALVCISNCDKITPGMLMAALRLNIPTVFVSGGPMESGRATLVDGTVRTLDLVDAISDAVNDKISDEDILRIEENACPTCGSCSGMFTANSMNCLTEAIGLSLPGNGSVLATHTARRALYENAARTVMDITRRYYEQDDETVLPRAIASFAAFENAMALDIAMGGSTNTILHLLAAAQEAGVPFALPEIDAVSRRVPCLAKVAPNVAKNRTYYMEDVHRAGGIPALLGELHRAGLLNEDVTSVHSPSLADWLKTWDVRGGSPSAEAVELWHAAPGCVRSAEAFSQSERWDSLDDDAEGGCIRSAEHAYSKDGGLAVLKGNLAVDGCVVKTAGVDESVWTFEGPAVVCESQEEAVQRILTQEVKDGDVVVIRYEGPKGGPGMQEMLYPTSYLKGRGLGKTCALITDGRFSGGTSGLSIGHASPEAASGGTIALVQDGDRIRIDIPNRTIDLLVDDAELARREAGLNGVYAPADRTRKVSAALRAYAAMATSADKGAVRDVSLLG; this is encoded by the coding sequence ATGCCCGAGCTGAGGTCCCGCACAGTCACCCACGGCCGCAACATGGCGGGCGCCCGCGCCCTTATGCGTGCCTCGGGTGTACCCGGTGCGGACATCGGCCGCAAGCCCGTCATCGCGGTCGCCAACTCCTTCACCGAGTTCGTGCCCGGCCACACCCACCTCCAGCCGGTCGGCCGCATCGTCAGCGAGGCGATCACGGCGGCCGGGGGCATCCCGCGCGAGTTCAACACCATCGCCGTGGACGACGGCATCGCGATGGGCCACGGCGGCATGCTCTACTCCCTGCCCTCCCGCGACCTGATCGCGGACTCGGTGGAGTACATGGTGGAGGCCCACTGCGCCGACGCCCTGGTCTGCATCTCCAACTGCGACAAGATCACGCCGGGCATGCTGATGGCCGCGCTGCGCCTGAACATCCCGACCGTGTTCGTCTCCGGCGGGCCCATGGAGTCCGGCCGCGCCACCCTGGTCGACGGCACCGTGCGCACGCTGGACCTGGTCGACGCGATCTCCGACGCGGTCAACGACAAGATCTCCGACGAGGACATCCTCCGCATCGAGGAGAACGCCTGCCCGACCTGCGGCAGCTGTTCCGGCATGTTCACCGCCAACTCGATGAACTGCCTCACCGAGGCCATCGGCCTCTCCCTGCCCGGCAACGGCTCGGTCCTCGCCACCCACACCGCCCGCCGCGCCCTCTACGAGAACGCCGCCCGCACGGTCATGGACATCACCCGCCGGTACTACGAGCAGGACGACGAGACGGTCCTGCCCCGCGCCATCGCCTCCTTCGCGGCCTTCGAGAACGCGATGGCGCTGGACATCGCCATGGGCGGCTCCACCAACACGATCCTGCACCTGCTGGCCGCCGCCCAGGAGGCGGGCGTCCCCTTCGCCCTCCCGGAGATCGACGCCGTCTCCCGCCGCGTCCCGTGCCTGGCCAAGGTCGCGCCCAACGTGGCGAAGAACCGCACGTACTACATGGAGGACGTGCACCGCGCCGGCGGCATCCCCGCCCTCCTCGGCGAACTGCACCGCGCGGGCCTGCTCAACGAGGACGTGACTTCCGTCCACAGCCCGTCCCTGGCCGACTGGCTGAAGACCTGGGACGTGCGCGGCGGCTCCCCGTCCGCCGAGGCCGTCGAGCTGTGGCACGCGGCCCCCGGCTGCGTCCGCTCCGCCGAAGCCTTCTCCCAGTCCGAGCGCTGGGACTCCCTGGACGACGACGCCGAGGGCGGCTGCATCCGCTCCGCCGAGCACGCCTACTCCAAGGACGGCGGCCTCGCCGTCCTCAAGGGCAACCTCGCCGTCGACGGCTGCGTGGTGAAGACCGCCGGCGTCGACGAGTCGGTGTGGACCTTCGAGGGGCCCGCCGTGGTCTGCGAGTCCCAGGAGGAGGCCGTCCAGCGCATCCTGACCCAGGAGGTCAAGGACGGCGACGTGGTCGTCATCCGCTACGAGGGCCCCAAGGGCGGCCCCGGCATGCAGGAGATGCTCTACCCGACCTCGTACCTCAAGGGCCGCGGCCTCGGGAAGACCTGCGCCCTGATCACCGACGGCCGCTTCTCCGGCGGCACCTCGGGCCTCTCCATCGGCCACGCCTCCCCCGAAGCGGCCTCCGGCGGCACCATCGCCCTGGTCCAGGACGGCGACCGCATCCGCATCGACATCCCGAACCGCACCATCGACCTCCTGGTGGACGACGCCGAACTCGCCCGCCGCGAAGCCGGGTTGAACGGCGTCTACGCCCCCGCCGACCGCACCCGCAAGGTCTCCGCGGCCCTGCGCGCCTACGCGGCCATGGCCACCAGCGCCGACAAGGGCGCCGTCCGCGACGTCTCCCTCCTGGGCTGA